The sequence TCGGATTGACCTTCGCCGGATCGAATTTCAGGACTTTGGCGACGGCGCAGGCCTGGGCCGCGAAGGCTTCGTTCGATTCGATCACATCCATCTGGTCGAGGGTAAGACCCGCCCGCTCAAGCGCGATGGGAACGGCCTTGACCGGGCCGATGCCCATGCGGTCCGGCTGCACGCCGGCATGACCCCATGCGACGATCCGGGCCAGCGGTTTCAGATTTCCCGCGTCCACGGCCGCCTGCGACGCGAGAACCAGGGCAGCAGCACCGTCGTTGATCCCCGAAGCATTGCCGGCGGTTACGGTACCGTCCGCCTTGAAGGCGGGCTTCAGACCGGCAAGCTGTTCCGCGCTGGCATCCGCGCGAACATGCTCGTCGGTGTCGAACAGCCTCGTCCCTTTCCGATCCTTGACCGTGATCGGCAGGATTTGCGACGAAAAGCGTCCTTCGCGCTGGGCACGGGTCGCCCGGTAGTGGCTTTCGACGGCCAGGCGATCCTGATCCTCGCGCGAGATGGCATGATCTGCGGCCACATTTTCAGCAGTCACGCCCATATGCATGCCTTCGAACGGGTCGCTCAACACCGCGATCAGGGCATCGACCATCTTGACGTCGCCCATCTTCTGCCCGAACCGGGCCGCGGCGACATGGTGCGGGGACCGGGTCATCGATTCCGCGCCACCGGCGACAGCGAAATCGCATTCACCCAGGGCCAGCATCTGCGCGGCGGAGATGATTGCCTGGACACCCGAACCGCATAGCCGGTTCAGCGTGAGGGCGGGCGCCTCGATCGGAACGCCGGCTTCGACCGCAGCCACCCGCGCCAGATAGGCGTCCTTGGGTTCGCTGGGGATGACGTTGCCCATGACGACATGGCCGATCTGATCGGCCGCGACACCGGACCGTGCGATCGCTTCGGCTATGACCGCGGCGCCCAGTTTCGCGGGCGGATAATCCTTCAGGCTGCCGCCAAAGTCGCCTATCGCAGTACGAACGCCCGCCAGAATATATACAGGTGTCATAAGCGCTCCTTAAACTGGGTAACGAGATACAGGCGGCGAACATCATGTGATCGGTGGTGTCCGCTATGGCCGCGTGGATAGCCGTCGATGCCGCATATGCGCAAGCCGCAACCGGCCC is a genomic window of Sphingomonas bisphenolicum containing:
- the bktB gene encoding beta-ketothiolase BktB, whose product is MTPVYILAGVRTAIGDFGGSLKDYPPAKLGAAVIAEAIARSGVAADQIGHVVMGNVIPSEPKDAYLARVAAVEAGVPIEAPALTLNRLCGSGVQAIISAAQMLALGECDFAVAGGAESMTRSPHHVAAARFGQKMGDVKMVDALIAVLSDPFEGMHMGVTAENVAADHAISREDQDRLAVESHYRATRAQREGRFSSQILPITVKDRKGTRLFDTDEHVRADASAEQLAGLKPAFKADGTVTAGNASGINDGAAALVLASQAAVDAGNLKPLARIVAWGHAGVQPDRMGIGPVKAVPIALERAGLTLDQMDVIESNEAFAAQACAVAKVLKFDPAKVNPNGSGVALGHPVGATGAILTVKAIYELERIKGRYGLITMCIGGGQGIAMVVERMA